In the Helicobacter typhlonius genome, one interval contains:
- the nuoL gene encoding NADH-quinone oxidoreductase subunit L, whose protein sequence is MIPTSETLVQMVYIALFAPLIGAVFSAFFGHMQKCMIAGIVPTLLLCVSFIASLLLFIAVYQSEVIVYIDFLDWIEAGDFYSSFGFMVDSISVSMMVVVSFISTMVHIYSIGYMKNDKGFNRYFSYLSAFVFSMMLLVMSDNLLGLFAGWEGVGLCSYLLIGFWYEKESANFASIEAFVINRIADLALIIGIFLIVYHCESLKYGEIFLALQNEQFDSSLLMWVGALLFIGAMGKSAQFPFHTWLADAMEGPTPVSALIHAATMVTAGVYLLVRTNPLYQMIPDVGFFIASLGAFVAIFGASMALVNKDLKRIIAYSTLSQLGYMFVAAGLGAYWIALFHLITHAFFKSLLFLGAGNVMHAMDDKLDITKMGGLHKPLRYTMILMSIASVALAGIYPFAGFFSKDLILEVAFSQHTFIWTILFITALFTAFYSFRLLMLVFFVPKNHAQHPHEAYLYMLLAMLPLAILSMIAGLSGVLSNFLSTHLPYELPELPAQTHLLLIGATLTLVCLIALFSIIKYAKGGFSSFWERTFIYKILINNYYIPKLYEIFFIKPYQKCAYFLWQKVELGIDYFADSIAYFLKALGGKLSLVQNGSLTRMLTLMIIGLGILLCVCVCYFTWRQL, encoded by the coding sequence ATGATACCTACAAGTGAAACACTCGTGCAAATGGTGTATATAGCACTTTTTGCCCCACTTATTGGTGCGGTTTTTAGCGCGTTTTTTGGACATATGCAAAAATGTATGATTGCGGGTATCGTGCCTACACTCCTACTTTGTGTGTCTTTTATCGCCTCGCTTTTACTTTTTATTGCTGTGTATCAAAGCGAAGTCATCGTTTATATCGATTTTTTAGATTGGATTGAAGCGGGGGATTTTTATAGCTCATTTGGCTTTATGGTTGATAGCATAAGCGTGAGTATGATGGTTGTGGTGAGCTTTATCTCCACAATGGTGCATATTTATTCTATTGGCTATATGAAAAATGATAAAGGATTCAATCGTTATTTTAGCTATTTGAGTGCGTTTGTATTTTCGATGATGTTGCTCGTAATGAGCGATAATCTCTTGGGACTCTTTGCTGGTTGGGAAGGTGTGGGACTATGTTCGTATCTCCTCATTGGCTTTTGGTATGAAAAAGAGAGTGCAAATTTTGCCTCCATTGAAGCCTTTGTGATAAATAGAATCGCCGACCTCGCCCTTATTATTGGTATTTTTCTTATTGTATATCATTGCGAAAGCCTCAAATATGGAGAAATCTTTCTCGCATTACAAAACGAGCAGTTTGATTCAAGTCTGCTTATGTGGGTTGGTGCATTGCTCTTTATAGGTGCTATGGGTAAATCCGCGCAGTTTCCATTCCACACTTGGCTTGCTGATGCGATGGAGGGTCCAACGCCTGTATCCGCGCTTATCCACGCGGCAACAATGGTAACCGCTGGCGTGTATCTGCTCGTGCGCACAAATCCACTCTATCAAATGATTCCCGATGTAGGTTTTTTCATCGCTTCACTCGGCGCATTTGTGGCAATTTTTGGCGCGAGTATGGCACTTGTAAATAAAGACCTAAAGCGCATTATCGCCTATTCTACACTTTCGCAACTCGGCTATATGTTTGTCGCTGCTGGGCTTGGGGCGTATTGGATAGCACTTTTCCACCTCATCACGCACGCATTCTTCAAATCCCTGCTATTCCTTGGTGCTGGGAATGTAATGCACGCTATGGACGATAAGCTTGATATTACCAAAATGGGTGGTTTGCATAAACCGCTACGTTATACGATGATTCTAATGTCTATTGCCTCTGTGGCATTGGCTGGAATCTATCCATTTGCAGGTTTCTTCTCAAAAGATTTAATCCTCGAAGTCGCCTTTTCACAGCATACATTTATATGGACTATTTTATTTATCACTGCGCTTTTCACAGCATTTTACAGCTTTAGACTGCTTATGCTCGTATTTTTCGTGCCTAAAAACCACGCGCAACACCCACACGAGGCGTATTTATATATGCTCCTTGCAATGTTACCACTTGCCATTCTCTCTATGATTGCCGGGCTTAGTGGGGTGCTTTCAAACTTCTTAAGCACACACTTGCCCTATGAATTGCCAGAATTACCAGCCCAAACGCATTTGCTCCTTATTGGTGCTACCTTAACCCTCGTGTGCCTTATAGCCCTATTCAGTATTATCAAATACGCCAAAGGCGGCTTTAGTAGCTTTTGGGAGCGAACATTTATCTATAAGATTCTTATTAATAACTACTACATACCAAAGCTTTATGAGATTTTTTTCATAAAGCCCTATCAAAAATGCGCCTATTTCCTATGGCAAAAAGTAGAATTAGGCATTGATTATTTTGCAGATTCTATTGCATACTTCTTAAAAGCATTAGGAGGCAAACTCTCACTCGTGCAAAATGGCTCACTAACGCGTATGCTGACACTTATGATTATAGGATTAGGTATTTTGCTCTGTGTATGTGTGTGTTATTTTACTTGGAGGCAGTTATGA
- the nuoK gene encoding NADH-quinone oxidoreductase subunit NuoK, with translation MVSINHYLSLAAICFCIGLFGILRRRNILMLFFSTEILLNSVNIGFVAVASYLNDLQGEIFALFLIAIAAAEIAVGLGLVVIWYKKHRTLDVSTLETLKG, from the coding sequence ATGGTTAGTATTAATCACTACTTGAGTTTAGCGGCTATATGCTTTTGCATAGGACTTTTTGGCATATTAAGGAGGCGCAATATTCTTATGTTGTTTTTTTCTACTGAAATTTTGCTCAATAGCGTCAATATCGGCTTTGTTGCCGTGGCTTCATATCTTAATGACCTACAAGGCGAAATTTTCGCACTCTTTCTTATTGCTATTGCCGCAGCAGAAATCGCTGTGGGCTTGGGACTTGTAGTGATTTGGTACAAAAAGCATCGCACACTTGATGTCAGCACTTTAGAAACTCTCAAAGGATAG
- a CDS encoding NADH-quinone oxidoreductase subunit J: protein MFESIAFYLFSTLCIVSFLIVVCSSQILYTMTALASGMVFVAGIFFVLDAEFLGAVQIVVYGGSVVALYAFAMMFFDSSKQVVQSRKNEWVACVLCVGIAIVLVGAFGMPLVGNNLETIADSQKLIDIADMNNIQMIGYVLFTKYLIPFEIAAFMLLVAMVAGIVLSVKRSENG, encoded by the coding sequence ATGTTTGAGAGTATAGCATTTTATCTCTTTAGCACATTATGTATCGTGAGCTTTCTTATCGTTGTTTGCTCATCGCAGATTTTATACACAATGACAGCTCTTGCGAGTGGAATGGTTTTTGTCGCTGGTATATTTTTTGTGCTTGATGCGGAATTTTTGGGTGCGGTGCAGATTGTTGTCTATGGAGGCTCGGTAGTTGCTCTATATGCGTTTGCAATGATGTTTTTTGATAGCTCAAAGCAAGTAGTGCAATCTCGCAAAAATGAATGGGTGGCTTGCGTGCTGTGTGTGGGAATTGCCATAGTGCTTGTTGGGGCATTTGGTATGCCACTTGTGGGGAATAATCTCGAAACTATTGCGGATTCACAAAAGCTTATCGATATAGCAGATATGAATAATATTCAAATGATTGGCTATGTGCTTTTCACAAAATATCTTATACCTTTTGAAATTGCCGCTTTTATGTTGCTCGTGGCTATGGTGGCAGGAATTGTATTAAGTGTAAAAAGGAGCGAGAATGGTTAG
- the nuoI gene encoding NADH-quinone oxidoreductase subunit NuoI, with product MKKDYYVLAPRKNRENQAFLTRVAISIKTTLGLDLFAGLKRSFGAFLSPKVTIHYPLETAPLSPRYRAVHTLQRLLESENERCIGCGLCEKICTSNCIRILTNRGEDGRKKILNYSINFGRCIYCGLCAEVCPELAIVHSGRFESASEQRALFGNKSTLLESTSSPIEFSGFGSVSFNADTRVKQTPLSEIVEKQIALQDSQILTQEDNQTSSATSPAQETKQDKQEGKDV from the coding sequence ATGAAAAAAGATTATTATGTCTTAGCACCTCGCAAAAATCGTGAAAATCAAGCCTTTCTCACGCGCGTAGCTATAAGTATCAAAACAACTCTAGGGCTTGATCTTTTTGCTGGACTCAAAAGATCTTTTGGCGCATTTTTATCTCCAAAAGTAACGATACACTATCCGCTAGAAACTGCACCATTAAGTCCAAGATACCGTGCAGTGCATACATTACAAAGACTTTTAGAATCCGAAAATGAGCGGTGTATTGGCTGCGGACTATGTGAGAAAATCTGCACGAGCAACTGCATACGAATCCTTACCAATAGAGGCGAGGACGGGCGCAAAAAGATTCTAAATTATAGTATCAATTTTGGACGCTGTATTTACTGCGGACTATGTGCGGAAGTTTGCCCAGAGCTTGCTATCGTGCATAGCGGGAGATTTGAGAGCGCAAGCGAACAGAGGGCACTTTTTGGAAACAAAAGCACACTTTTAGAATCTACCTCCTCGCCAATAGAATTTAGCGGCTTTGGCTCTGTATCCTTTAACGCTGATACGCGCGTGAAACAGACGCCGCTAAGCGAAATTGTAGAAAAACAAATTGCTTTGCAAGATTCACAAATCCTTACACAAGAAGATAATCAAACTAGCAGTGCAACATCTCCTGCACAAGAGACAAAGCAAGACAAACAGGAGGGCAAAGATGTTTGA
- the nuoH gene encoding NADH-quinone oxidoreductase subunit NuoH, whose translation MTGGIIETILKIIVVLLIFSALAGFGTYLERKILGFFQRRIGPNYVGPYGLLQVLADGIKLFTKEDIIPQNAIKPIFILAPSLAAITAFVAMAPIPFFPQFELFGHTITPIISDINVGILFILAVSSCGIYAPLLAGLSSGNKWSLIGGARAALQFLSFEVITFLSLLAPLMLVGSLSLIDINAYQQGNMLDWLIFKQPLAFVLFIIAAYVELNRTPFDLLEHETELTAGFATEYSGLKWGMFFIGEYANMFATAFILSLIFCGGFNDWGFIPGGIAILLKVCFFIFLFMWVRATFPHVRPDQLMRMCWKIMLPLGLLNVLLTGCILLF comes from the coding sequence TTGACAGGTGGCATTATTGAGACAATCTTAAAAATTATCGTTGTCCTGCTTATTTTCTCTGCACTCGCAGGGTTTGGCACATATTTAGAGCGTAAGATACTGGGATTTTTTCAAAGACGCATAGGACCAAACTATGTGGGACCCTATGGTTTATTGCAAGTGCTTGCTGATGGCATCAAACTCTTTACCAAAGAGGATATTATCCCCCAAAATGCCATTAAACCTATTTTTATCCTTGCGCCATCACTCGCTGCAATTACCGCATTTGTCGCTATGGCACCTATACCCTTTTTCCCTCAATTTGAGCTTTTTGGACACACGATTACACCTATTATTTCTGATATCAATGTGGGGATTCTGTTTATCTTAGCTGTGAGCTCCTGTGGTATCTATGCACCACTCCTTGCCGGACTAAGCTCGGGGAATAAATGGTCGCTCATCGGTGGTGCAAGGGCAGCTCTACAATTTTTAAGCTTTGAAGTGATTACTTTTCTTTCTCTCCTCGCGCCACTTATGCTCGTTGGCTCGTTATCGCTCATAGATATAAACGCCTATCAGCAAGGCAATATGCTTGATTGGCTCATTTTTAAACAACCTCTCGCTTTCGTGCTTTTCATTATTGCCGCCTATGTAGAGCTTAACCGCACGCCTTTTGACTTGCTCGAGCACGAAACCGAGCTGACTGCAGGGTTTGCGACCGAATACAGCGGCTTAAAATGGGGAATGTTTTTTATCGGTGAGTATGCAAATATGTTTGCCACTGCCTTTATCTTAAGTCTCATATTTTGTGGAGGATTTAACGACTGGGGCTTTATCCCCGGTGGCATTGCGATTTTACTCAAGGTTTGCTTTTTTATCTTTTTATTTATGTGGGTAAGGGCGACATTCCCGCACGTGCGCCCCGACCAGCTTATGCGTATGTGCTGGAAAATTATGCTTCCTCTCGGGTTGCTTAATGTGCTCCTCACTGGCTGCATTTTATTATTTTAG
- a CDS encoding NADH-quinone oxidoreductase subunit G, with translation MNKITITINGRTLSCNEGESILQIARREGIEIPTICYLSGCSPTMACKLCMVDIDGKRNYSCNSKAKEGMNILTHTEEINKERNAIMQSYDVNHPLQCGVCDKSGECELQNYTLKMKVESQNYHIKENHKAHKSWAKAVYDPNLCIMCERCATTCKDNLGEANLKAQKADLNAVDSALWKDSMPKDALSVWSRKQKALIDFVGDTPCFDCGECISVCPVGALSTNDFKYKANAWELKKIESTCIHCPMGCKVIYEVRHNDTLGTPHIYRVKNDFYFNPICGAGRYGYDVSSSVNPSQNLQAAIDAFKKATSINVGNQTTNEEAFVLNHIAKIHNCTLHNEEALHFKHFINAFLTHVQKATLNNLSHFKEAQNVVIIGSAINYEVPTLRYMLNNKLRISKGSQAVYMHPLSDSLIQNLSKNLSSINYHPNALNVAVGSLALAYLLTNPDKDSQTQTLEEIIKPILESKCITQTPVQKEVKKTITTTNEVGEEISTETTEIVEEMKEEVTYKALSDANISSEHLAALSLVCQNQPVVAIGADVYADSQAQVLAKILGILESKGFIKVLLVPPFANALGLAMICNLSPKKQKSENSFSVGYRTSGDFVCESNFINTDSQSSKSSTSCVDSNISESSPKEYAHTEDFTQKIAPDFILPAINQLEGTYTSIDSRILPLKPALPFKGYDLSDIAKAFDMKGDYLIDYTSLICGCEFDDFDNRFLNDGTDMRGYRFKSLSITPLMGEESKALILPDIKSYNAYALNSPSQFNAYTAHSVHLQNKVGIYVSAVFLEELGLKEGECVCLTDSVNEVRGVVFVDYRLNTSCFLVSPLLRGAEQIFASHSWANLHITHKD, from the coding sequence ATGAATAAAATTACTATCACAATCAATGGACGCACACTCTCGTGCAATGAGGGCGAGAGTATCCTGCAAATCGCGCGTAGAGAGGGCATAGAAATCCCCACTATTTGCTATCTCTCCGGCTGCTCGCCCACTATGGCTTGTAAGCTCTGTATGGTGGATATTGATGGCAAACGCAATTATTCTTGCAACAGCAAGGCAAAAGAAGGTATGAATATCCTCACGCACACAGAGGAAATTAATAAAGAGCGCAACGCTATTATGCAAAGCTATGATGTGAATCACCCCTTGCAATGTGGTGTTTGCGACAAAAGCGGGGAATGCGAGCTACAAAACTACACGCTTAAAATGAAAGTAGAATCACAAAACTATCACATCAAAGAAAACCATAAAGCACATAAGTCGTGGGCAAAGGCAGTCTATGACCCAAATCTTTGCATTATGTGTGAGCGTTGCGCGACCACCTGCAAGGATAATCTAGGTGAGGCAAATCTCAAGGCTCAAAAAGCTGATTTAAACGCGGTCGATAGCGCATTGTGGAAAGATTCAATGCCAAAAGATGCACTAAGCGTGTGGTCGCGTAAGCAAAAGGCACTCATTGATTTCGTGGGCGATACACCTTGTTTTGACTGTGGTGAGTGTATTAGCGTGTGTCCTGTGGGGGCTTTAAGCACAAATGACTTTAAATATAAGGCGAATGCGTGGGAGCTCAAAAAGATAGAATCTACTTGTATCCACTGCCCTATGGGCTGTAAGGTTATCTATGAGGTGCGCCATAATGATACACTCGGCACACCGCATATTTATCGTGTAAAAAATGATTTTTACTTTAACCCTATTTGCGGTGCGGGGCGATATGGCTATGATGTGAGCTCAAGTGTGAATCCAAGTCAAAATCTCCAAGCTGCGATTGATGCGTTCAAAAAAGCCACAAGCATTAATGTGGGCAATCAAACAACCAATGAAGAAGCGTTTGTACTTAATCACATCGCCAAGATTCACAACTGCACCTTACATAATGAGGAAGCGCTACATTTCAAGCACTTTATCAACGCATTTCTTACCCACGTGCAAAAAGCCACGCTCAACAATCTGTCACATTTTAAGGAAGCCCAAAATGTGGTGATTATCGGTAGTGCGATAAACTATGAAGTGCCTACTTTGCGTTATATGTTGAATAACAAATTAAGGATTTCTAAAGGTTCGCAAGCGGTGTATATGCACCCATTAAGTGATAGCCTCATACAAAATCTAAGCAAGAATCTTAGTAGCATAAATTACCACCCAAACGCTCTTAATGTGGCTGTGGGGAGCTTAGCCCTTGCTTACTTGCTTACAAATCCAGATAAAGATTCGCAAACACAAACGCTTGAGGAGATAATAAAGCCAATCCTTGAAAGCAAGTGCATTACGCAAACACCGGTGCAAAAAGAGGTGAAAAAGACAATCACAACAACAAACGAGGTGGGAGAGGAGATAAGCACAGAAACCACAGAAATTGTTGAGGAGATGAAAGAGGAAGTTACCTATAAAGCTTTGAGTGATGCAAATATCAGCAGCGAACATTTAGCCGCCTTAAGTTTGGTATGCCAAAATCAGCCTGTAGTGGCGATTGGTGCAGATGTGTATGCGGATTCACAAGCGCAGGTTTTAGCCAAAATACTCGGTATTTTAGAATCTAAAGGCTTTATCAAGGTGCTTCTTGTGCCACCATTTGCAAATGCGCTAGGACTAGCGATGATTTGCAACCTAAGCCCTAAGAAACAAAAAAGCGAAAATAGCTTTAGTGTCGGTTATCGCACCAGTGGCGATTTTGTGTGTGAATCTAATTTTATCAACACAGATTCTCAATCTAGCAAAAGCTCCACATCTTGCGTAGATTCTAACATAAGCGAATCTAGCCCCAAAGAATACGCACACACGGAGGATTTTACGCAAAAAATTGCGCCAGATTTTATCCTCCCAGCAATTAATCAATTAGAGGGCACTTACACAAGCATAGATTCTAGAATCTTACCTCTTAAACCTGCCCTACCTTTCAAGGGATATGATTTGAGCGATATTGCTAAAGCGTTTGATATGAAAGGCGATTATTTGATTGATTACACGAGCCTTATTTGTGGCTGTGAATTTGATGATTTTGATAATAGATTCCTAAATGATGGCACAGATATGCGAGGCTATCGCTTTAAGTCCTTATCTATCACGCCACTTATGGGTGAAGAATCTAAAGCACTTATCTTGCCAGATATCAAATCCTACAACGCGTATGCACTCAATTCTCCCTCGCAGTTTAATGCTTACACAGCACACAGCGTGCATTTACAAAATAAAGTCGGCATTTATGTAAGTGCAGTATTTTTAGAGGAGCTTGGGCTCAAAGAGGGCGAGTGTGTTTGCCTCACAGATTCTGTAAATGAAGTGCGCGGGGTGGTGTTTGTCGATTATCGTCTCAACACATCTTGCTTCCTTGTTAGCCCATTACTTCGTGGCGCAGAGCAGATTTTTGCCTCGCATTCTTGGGCGAATTTACATATTACACATAAGGATTAA
- a CDS encoding NADH-ubiquinone oxidoreductase subunit E family protein, whose translation MKRYDLRHLSNDFENRLNELCDSLESGEVGIFLFEVRDFANVQKATDCILNRGDELLNSLRFNEVDWSIVVRRQK comes from the coding sequence ATGAAACGATATGATTTGCGACATTTATCAAATGACTTTGAAAATCGCTTAAACGAGCTGTGTGATAGCCTAGAGAGTGGTGAGGTGGGGATTTTTCTTTTCGAGGTAAGAGATTTTGCAAATGTGCAAAAAGCTACTGATTGTATCCTTAATCGTGGTGATGAGTTGCTCAATAGCCTACGTTTTAACGAGGTGGATTGGAGTATCGTAGTAAGGAGGCAAAAGTGA
- the nuoD gene encoding NADH dehydrogenase (quinone) subunit D, translated as MKQNYTKLKPNFENIFFEQENDKMVLNFGPQHPSAHGQLRLILELEHEKIIKATPDIGYLHRGVEKMAENMIYNEFMPTTDRLDYIAATSNNYAFAAAVEKLIGVEVPLRAQVIRTMLLEINRIISHIFFLGIHGMDVGALSIFLYCFIEREYGLDLMEDYCGARLTHNAIRIGGVPLDLPHNFIESVEKWTQSVLKTLDLVRGLLDKNRIWRIRLENVGVISQDFVKQWSLSGIMARGSGIKWDIRKHNPYELYSQLDFEVPVANEGDCYARYQLYIEEVYQSLKILKQLVALYPSTSPETMAKDARYISAPKEDIMTQNYSLMQHFVLVTQGMRPPVGEVYVPTESPKGELGFFIHSQGSPSPHRLKIRTPSFYHTGALQELLVGHYLADVPTILGSTNVVFGEVDR; from the coding sequence ATGAAGCAGAACTACACGAAATTAAAGCCGAATTTTGAAAATATCTTTTTTGAACAAGAGAATGATAAAATGGTGCTTAATTTTGGACCACAGCACCCCTCTGCACACGGACAATTACGCCTCATTTTAGAACTAGAACACGAAAAAATCATAAAAGCCACGCCTGATATTGGCTACTTGCACCGCGGTGTAGAAAAAATGGCTGAAAATATGATTTATAATGAATTTATGCCAACTACCGATAGACTTGATTATATCGCTGCTACGAGCAATAATTACGCTTTTGCTGCAGCGGTAGAAAAGCTCATCGGCGTAGAAGTGCCACTTCGGGCGCAAGTTATCCGCACAATGCTTTTAGAAATTAATCGCATTATCTCTCATATTTTCTTCCTTGGCATACACGGAATGGATGTTGGGGCTTTGTCTATTTTTTTATATTGCTTTATCGAGCGCGAGTATGGCTTGGATTTAATGGAGGATTATTGCGGGGCAAGACTTACGCACAATGCTATTCGTATCGGTGGCGTGCCACTTGATTTGCCCCATAATTTTATAGAGAGTGTAGAAAAATGGACACAGAGTGTGCTTAAAACACTTGATTTAGTGCGTGGATTACTCGATAAAAATAGAATCTGGCGCATTCGCCTTGAAAATGTGGGTGTGATTTCACAAGATTTTGTCAAGCAATGGAGTTTAAGTGGTATTATGGCGCGCGGAAGCGGTATCAAATGGGATATTCGCAAACACAATCCTTATGAGCTCTACTCACAGCTTGATTTTGAAGTGCCTGTAGCAAATGAGGGTGATTGCTACGCGAGGTATCAGCTCTATATTGAGGAAGTGTATCAATCGCTAAAGATTCTAAAGCAGCTCGTTGCTCTCTACCCTAGCACGAGTCCGGAAACTATGGCAAAAGATGCGCGCTACATCTCCGCACCCAAAGAGGATATTATGACGCAAAACTACTCACTAATGCAGCATTTCGTGCTTGTTACGCAGGGTATGCGCCCACCTGTGGGCGAAGTGTATGTACCTACTGAATCTCCCAAAGGTGAGTTGGGTTTCTTTATCCATTCTCAAGGCAGTCCCTCTCCTCATCGCCTCAAAATTAGAACCCCGAGCTTTTACCACACTGGTGCATTACAAGAGCTTTTAGTGGGACATTATCTCGCTGATGTGCCGACTATTCTTGGCTCGACAAATGTCGTTTTTGGCGAAGTCGATAGATAA
- a CDS encoding NADH-quinone oxidoreductase subunit C, with product MIRQNPPKANAQKSVYYTHRFDVTPTSPRIPLEGFDNELKAISTPITESYIENGFATLWVESTQLLALIAELHALGYTALTEMSAIDKIEESNEFELFYLLLNLQDTSSKRLKIKTKIKKGQNIASVASLFKSANWSERECYDMFGIIFEGHPCLQRLLMPHDWVGHPLLKSYPLQGDEYAQWYEIDRIFGKEYREIIGAEQRDSARIDRQNSKDFAEIDFNLTFQEEKTPPLIKSLKTNTKLKARR from the coding sequence ATGATACGACAAAATCCTCCTAAAGCCAACGCACAAAAAAGCGTGTATTATACGCACCGCTTTGATGTTACCCCTACATCACCAAGAATCCCGCTTGAGGGATTTGACAATGAGCTAAAAGCTATCAGCACACCCATTACAGAGAGCTACATAGAAAATGGCTTTGCAACACTTTGGGTGGAATCTACACAACTTCTCGCACTCATTGCCGAGCTTCACGCATTGGGTTATACCGCACTTACAGAGATGAGCGCGATTGATAAGATAGAGGAAAGCAATGAATTTGAATTATTCTACCTCCTTTTGAATCTCCAAGATACGAGCTCAAAACGTCTAAAAATCAAAACAAAAATCAAAAAAGGGCAAAATATCGCATCGGTTGCTTCACTCTTTAAAAGTGCAAATTGGAGTGAGCGTGAGTGCTACGATATGTTTGGCATTATCTTTGAAGGACATCCCTGCCTACAAAGACTGCTTATGCCACACGATTGGGTGGGGCATCCACTCCTTAAATCCTATCCTTTGCAAGGCGATGAATACGCACAATGGTATGAAATAGATAGAATCTTTGGTAAGGAATATCGCGAGATTATCGGCGCGGAGCAACGAGACAGCGCGAGAATTGATAGGCAAAATAGCAAAGACTTTGCAGAAATTGATTTTAATCTCACTTTTCAAGAGGAAAAAACGCCCCCACTCATCAAATCCCTCAAGACAAACACAAAATTAAAGGCGCGAAGATGA
- a CDS encoding NuoB/complex I 20 kDa subunit family protein codes for MAKHQVNYTQSAGLPIALSSVDKFLNWGRSNSLWGLTYGLACCAIEMMATGGSRFDLDRFGSIFRASPRQADLMIISGTLTKKHAEFARRLYDQMPEPKWVISMGSCANTGGMFNTYSTVQGVDRIIPVDIYLPGCAPRPETLQYAIMALQQKIRKNKAIPQKVPKRLV; via the coding sequence GTGGCAAAACATCAAGTAAATTATACACAAAGTGCAGGATTACCTATTGCGCTAAGTAGCGTGGATAAGTTCTTAAATTGGGGGCGCAGCAATTCATTATGGGGCTTAACCTATGGCTTGGCTTGTTGCGCAATTGAAATGATGGCAACAGGTGGGAGTCGCTTTGATCTTGATAGATTCGGTTCTATCTTTCGTGCCTCGCCTCGACAAGCGGATTTAATGATAATCTCTGGCACTCTTACTAAAAAACACGCTGAATTTGCCCGCAGACTTTATGACCAAATGCCTGAACCAAAATGGGTAATCTCTATGGGAAGTTGCGCTAATACCGGTGGAATGTTTAATACCTACTCCACCGTGCAAGGCGTGGATAGAATCATACCAGTGGATATTTATTTGCCCGGCTGCGCTCCTCGCCCGGAAACTTTGCAATATGCGATTATGGCTTTACAGCAAAAGATTCGCAAAAATAAAGCCATTCCACAAAAAGTACCAAAGCGACTTGTATAG
- a CDS encoding NAD(P)H-quinone oxidoreductase subunit 3, with amino-acid sequence MSHSTFEHPYFGVFILFVLTCIAFTLTLRLQRIISRKLAKKEREKLKVSTYECGPTPAKQQNRISTHFFIFALLFVLFDIEVIFMIPWAIDFKIFAYMGLGNFVFFEMLSFIALLVIGFIYAWKKGALSWQNIK; translated from the coding sequence ATGAGCCATTCTACCTTTGAGCACCCATATTTTGGTGTTTTTATACTCTTTGTGCTAACCTGCATCGCTTTCACGCTCACGCTTCGTTTGCAACGCATTATCTCGCGCAAACTTGCTAAAAAAGAAAGAGAGAAACTCAAAGTCTCTACCTATGAGTGCGGACCAACTCCAGCAAAACAGCAAAACAGAATCTCCACGCATTTTTTTATCTTCGCCCTGCTTTTTGTGCTTTTTGATATTGAAGTGATTTTTATGATTCCGTGGGCTATTGATTTTAAGATTTTTGCATATATGGGGCTTGGCAACTTCGTATTTTTTGAAATGCTAAGTTTTATTGCGCTTTTAGTGATAGGATTCATTTATGCGTGGAAAAAAGGAGCGTTATCGTGGCAAAACATCAAGTAA